In the Coturnix japonica isolate 7356 chromosome 6, Coturnix japonica 2.1, whole genome shotgun sequence genome, one interval contains:
- the PWWP2B gene encoding PWWP domain-containing protein 2B, with protein MAEREEAPRVGAWLPVLVEQVVNDTLVVTLRCGERRFAGVLLDCSKKSGLFCLPSSFPKPEDPPAAACAVPAGGDPSHGEPQPQPGDDQVPPLLPAPPGSLPPYPPYFEGAPFPRPLWLRHTYSQWVPQPPPRAIKRTRRRLSRNRDPGRLIMSTIRLRPRQVLCEKCKNTLNPEDENTAGQNAKVRRKLSVQDKEQKKHSDSECVEKRNKREKREEDRFARELVHRTPVIKISYSTPQGKGEVVKIPSRVHGAVKPFCPEQLLQNGEEEREEVGDAEQCQETKCCVDKAVGGQLASIPKLKLTRPVHPSADVPPPKIRLKPHRINDGQSVSIYKAELIDEINVLQNSRETNPGAFYTSESTDRGLAEISSGSSGEDDDFKRFPQSKDGHNNLTFLMNYRKRKADSSSLSVCSNDSLDESKSSSSEVTSPELCDFLPGDDASVSSSSKDERKIVPPLTVRLHTQSVSKCVTEDGRTVAVGDVVWGKIHGFPWWPARVLDINLNQKENGEPSWREAKVSWFGSPTTSFLSVSKLSPFSEFFKLRFNRKKKGMYRKAITEAAKAVEHLTPEIRDLLTQFET; from the coding sequence GTCCGGGCTGTTCTGCCTGCCGTCCTCCTTCCCGAAGCCCGAggatcctcctgctgctgcctgtgccgTTCCTGCTGGTGGGGATCCCTCGCATGGTGAGCCACAGCCGCAGCCCGGGGATGACCAGGTGCCACCATTGCTGCCTGCGCCGCCCGGCAGTCTGCCGCCATACCCACCCTACTTTGAGGGAGCGCCATTCCCGCGCCCGCTGTGGCTGCGGCACACCTACAGCCAGTGGgtcccgcagccgccgccgcgGGCCATCAAGAGGACACGGCGGCGTTTGTCACGGAACAGAGACCCGGGGCGGCTGATCATGAGCACCATCAGGCTGCGACCCAGGCAGGTGCTCTGCGAGAAGTGTAAAAATACCCTGAACCCTGAGGATGAGAACACGGCGGGGCAGAACGCAAAGGTGAGGAGGAAGCTGAGCGTGCAGgacaaggaacagaaaaagcacagtgaCTCCGAGTGCGtggagaaaaggaacaaaagggagaagagagaggaggaCAGGTTTGCCAGGGAGCTGGTGCATCGAACGCCAGTGATCAAAATATCCTACAGCACCCCGCAAGGGAAAGGCGAGGTGGTGAAGATCCCCTCGCGAGTGCACGGTGCAGTGAAGCCGTTCTGTCCCGAACAGCTGTTGCAGAATGGAGAGGAGGAGCGAGAGGAGGTCGGAGATGCTGAGCAATGTCAGGAAACCAAGTGCTGTGTGGACAAGGCAGTGGGCGGCCAGCTTGCTTCCATCCCCAAACTGAAGCTGACGCGGCCGGTGCATCCCAGTGCAGATGTCCCACCTCCAAAGATACGGCTGAAGCCCCATCGTATCAACGACGGTCAGAGTGTTTCTATTTACAAGGCAGAACTTATCGATGAGATAAATGTCCTTCAGAACAGCAGGGAGACGAATCCTGGTGCGTTTTACACCAGTGAATCGACAGACAGAGGTTTGGCTGAGATCTCTTCAGGGAGTTCAGGTGAAGATGATGACTTTAAAAGGTTTCCCCAAAGTAAAGATGGACACAATAACTTGACTTTCCTTATGAATTACcgcaagagaaaagcagattcCTCTAGCTTGTCGGTGTGTAGTAATGACAGTCTAGACGAGTCCAAGTCTTCTAGTTCGGAGGTAACATCACCAGAACTGTGTGACTTTTTACCTGGTGATGATGCATCTGTGTCTTCATCTTCAAAAGATGAGCGTAAAATCGTGCCGCCCTTGACGGTCAGGCTGCACACCCAGAGCGTGTCTAAATGCGTCACTGAAGACGGAAGGACTGTAGCGGTGGGGGATGTTGTTTGGGGTAAAATTCATGGATTTCCATGGTGGCCGGCACGTGTTCTTGACATAAACCTTAACCAGAAGGAGAACGGGGAACCTTCGTGGCGAGAAGCCAAAGTTTCGTGGTTTGGTTCTCCAACGACTTCGTTCTTATCTGTTTCAaaactttctcctttctctgaaTTTTTCAAACTGAGATTTAACCGCAAGAAGAAAGGGATGTATCGGAAAGCCATCACAGAGGCTGCAAAGGCAGTGGAGCACCTGACTCCAGAAATAAGAGATCTCTTAACACAGTTTGAGACATAA